A single Vicinamibacterales bacterium DNA region contains:
- the mraY gene encoding phospho-N-acetylmuramoyl-pentapeptide-transferase, with product MLYHLLISFYPQVPVFNVVRYITFRTAAASMTALVVGLVLGPWLIRRLREFQIGQVIRQEGPESHRAKAGTPTMGGLLILAAALVPTLLWADLTNVYVWIAVLTTAAFGAIGFLDDYLKVTRRSSGGLAPRYKLGLQVVVGVIVGLVLMWLANQNLYNTRLIFPFFKQLIPDLGWFYVPFAAFVLVAWSNAVNLTDGLDGLAISTFAVAAACFTALAYITGHRVFAEYLLLVRFAPAGELTIFCGALVGASLGFLWYNAHPAEIFMGDVGSLALGGAIATVAILIKQELLLVIVGGVFVIEAASVVIQVASFKLRGKRVFKMAPLHHHFELSGWEEPKVITRFLIVAILFALFSLTTLKLR from the coding sequence ATGCTGTATCACCTCCTGATCTCGTTCTACCCGCAGGTGCCGGTGTTCAACGTGGTGCGCTACATCACGTTCCGCACCGCCGCGGCCAGCATGACCGCGCTGGTCGTCGGGCTGGTGCTCGGGCCGTGGCTGATCCGCCGCCTGCGCGAATTCCAGATCGGCCAGGTCATCCGCCAGGAAGGCCCCGAGTCGCATCGCGCCAAGGCCGGCACGCCGACGATGGGCGGGTTGTTGATCCTGGCGGCGGCGCTGGTGCCGACGCTGCTGTGGGCCGACCTCACCAACGTCTACGTGTGGATCGCGGTGCTCACCACCGCGGCCTTCGGCGCCATCGGCTTCCTCGACGACTATCTCAAGGTGACGCGCCGCTCGTCAGGCGGGCTGGCGCCGCGCTACAAGCTGGGCCTGCAGGTCGTGGTCGGCGTCATCGTCGGCCTGGTGCTGATGTGGCTCGCCAACCAGAACCTGTACAACACGCGGCTGATCTTTCCGTTCTTCAAGCAGCTGATTCCCGACCTCGGCTGGTTCTACGTGCCGTTCGCGGCGTTCGTGCTGGTGGCCTGGAGCAACGCCGTCAACCTGACCGACGGTCTCGACGGCCTGGCGATCAGCACGTTCGCGGTGGCGGCGGCCTGCTTCACGGCGCTCGCCTACATCACCGGCCATCGCGTGTTTGCCGAGTACCTGTTGCTGGTGCGCTTCGCGCCCGCCGGCGAGCTGACCATCTTCTGCGGCGCGCTGGTCGGCGCCAGCCTCGGCTTCCTCTGGTACAACGCCCACCCGGCCGAGATCTTCATGGGCGACGTCGGCTCGCTGGCGCTCGGCGGCGCCATCGCCACGGTCGCGATCCTGATCAAGCAGGAACTCCTGCTGGTGATTGTCGGCGGCGTCTTCGTGATCGAGGCCGCCTCGGTCGTGATCCAGGTGGCGTCGTTCAAGCTGCGCGGCAAGCGGGTCTTCAAGATGGCGCCGCTGCACCACCACTTCGAGTTGAGCGGGTGGGAGGAACCGAAGGTGATCACGCGCTTCCTGATCGTCGCCATCCTGTTCGCCCTGTTCAGCCTGACCACCTTGAAGCTGAGATGA
- the murD gene encoding UDP-N-acetylmuramoyl-L-alanine--D-glutamate ligase, producing MTTHTFSVSGQRVLVVGAARSGVAAAHLLARRGAVVTLTDRKPAIPEEADLRAAGVRLELGGHQVASFEAANLVVMSPGVPLDLPEVARARAVGVPVIGELELASRWLRGPIVAITGTKGKSTTTTLVGRMLEAAGRRVLVGGNIGYPVSAQVEASTADTVHVIEASSFQLEATDTFRPWIAALLNFSPDHLDRHPDEASYAAAKTRIFANQQPQDWAVVNADSAAALRMAEATRAQVVRYGVDTTSAEVHAGRGFIWQRTSEGDIPLLPLASVQLAGHHMLSNVVAATAISHLAGATGASLAQALDGFTGLEHVMEPVGHRGGVRFVNDSKATNIDAAARSIESFDKVVAIVGGKFKGGDFADLAAPLRAHGRAVVAIGEARPLVRAALAEVVPVVEADTLADAVRQAWDLAVPDGVVLLAPACSSFDMFADYADRGTRFKEEVQRLIAEP from the coding sequence ATGACGACGCACACCTTTTCCGTGAGCGGGCAGCGGGTGCTGGTGGTGGGCGCCGCCAGGAGCGGTGTGGCCGCGGCCCACCTGCTCGCGCGTCGCGGCGCCGTCGTCACGCTCACCGATCGGAAGCCGGCGATCCCCGAGGAGGCCGACCTGCGGGCGGCCGGCGTGCGCCTCGAACTCGGCGGCCACCAGGTGGCGTCGTTCGAGGCCGCCAACCTGGTGGTGATGAGCCCCGGCGTGCCGCTGGACCTGCCGGAAGTCGCGCGAGCCCGTGCCGTGGGCGTTCCCGTGATTGGCGAGCTCGAACTGGCGTCGCGGTGGCTGCGCGGGCCGATCGTGGCCATTACCGGCACCAAGGGCAAGTCCACCACCACCACGTTGGTGGGCCGCATGCTCGAAGCGGCGGGACGCCGCGTGCTGGTGGGCGGCAACATCGGCTACCCGGTGAGCGCGCAGGTGGAGGCGTCAACCGCGGACACCGTCCACGTGATCGAAGCCAGCAGCTTCCAGCTCGAGGCCACCGACACTTTCCGGCCGTGGATTGCGGCGCTGCTGAACTTCTCGCCCGATCATCTCGATCGCCATCCCGACGAAGCGTCGTACGCCGCGGCGAAGACGCGCATCTTCGCCAACCAGCAGCCGCAGGACTGGGCGGTGGTGAACGCCGACAGCGCCGCGGCCCTGCGCATGGCGGAGGCGACGCGGGCGCAGGTCGTGCGCTACGGCGTCGACACCACGAGCGCCGAGGTGCACGCCGGCCGCGGGTTCATCTGGCAGCGCACCTCGGAGGGCGACATTCCGCTGCTGCCGCTGGCGTCGGTGCAGCTGGCCGGCCATCACATGTTGAGCAACGTCGTCGCCGCCACCGCGATCAGCCATCTGGCCGGCGCCACCGGCGCGTCACTGGCCCAGGCCCTGGACGGCTTCACCGGGCTCGAGCACGTGATGGAACCGGTCGGCCACCGTGGCGGCGTGCGGTTCGTCAACGACTCGAAGGCCACCAACATCGACGCCGCCGCGCGATCGATCGAGAGCTTCGACAAGGTGGTGGCGATTGTCGGCGGCAAGTTCAAGGGCGGCGACTTCGCCGACCTGGCGGCGCCGCTGCGCGCGCACGGCCGTGCGGTGGTGGCGATCGGCGAGGCGCGGCCGCTGGTGCGCGCCGCGCTGGCGGAGGTCGTGCCGGTGGTGGAGGCGGACACGCTCGCGGACGCGGTCAGGCAGGCGTGGGACCTGGCGGTGCCCGACGGCGTGGTGCTGCTCGCGCCGGCGTGTTCGAGCTTCGACATGTTTGCGGATTACGCGGACCGCGGCACGCGGTTCAAGGAGGAGGTGCAGCGGCTCATCGCGGAGCCGTGA
- the ftsW gene encoding putative lipid II flippase FtsW, translated as MARKLSSDKWLFVAALALICASVVMVYSASALVALERFQQPYLFVTRQLMWACVGIAVLSIVMRIDYRIYRNDKLIWALLGLVALMLVGVLFSRPINGTRRWFGIGGFGIQPSELAKVAGIFFTALILERRRHRINELGYALLPIGVIVGGLVGLILLEPDFGTAVSLLVVIGVMVFAAGFSYRYLAGALLLALPALYVILMQADYRRRRLLTFMDPWADPLGDGFQIIQSLIAVGTGGVFGKGLMAGVQKLFYLPEPHTDFIFAVISEETGLIGASLVVLCFCVIAWRGLRTALRAPDSFGAFLALGITMMLVLQAFVNISVVLGLMPTKGIPLPLVSNGGSSMLINLLGVGVLLNISQHAHMETGAA; from the coding sequence ATGGCAAGGAAGCTTTCGTCTGACAAGTGGCTGTTCGTGGCGGCGCTGGCGCTGATTTGCGCGAGCGTGGTCATGGTCTACAGCGCCTCGGCGCTGGTCGCGCTCGAGCGCTTCCAGCAGCCGTACTTGTTCGTGACGCGCCAGTTGATGTGGGCCTGCGTGGGCATTGCGGTGCTGTCGATCGTGATGCGCATCGACTACCGCATCTACCGGAACGACAAGCTGATCTGGGCCCTGCTCGGCCTGGTCGCGCTGATGCTGGTGGGCGTGCTGTTCTCCCGGCCGATCAACGGCACGCGCCGGTGGTTCGGGATCGGCGGCTTCGGCATCCAGCCGTCCGAACTGGCCAAGGTGGCCGGCATCTTCTTTACCGCGCTGATCCTCGAGCGCCGCCGCCATCGCATCAACGAACTGGGCTACGCGTTGCTACCGATCGGCGTGATTGTCGGCGGGCTGGTCGGCCTGATCCTGCTCGAGCCCGACTTCGGCACGGCGGTCTCGCTGCTGGTGGTGATCGGCGTGATGGTGTTCGCCGCCGGCTTCAGCTACCGCTACCTCGCCGGCGCCCTGCTGCTGGCGCTGCCCGCGCTCTACGTGATCCTGATGCAGGCCGACTACCGCCGCCGCCGGCTGCTCACCTTCATGGATCCCTGGGCCGACCCGCTCGGCGACGGCTTCCAGATCATCCAGTCGCTGATTGCCGTCGGCACCGGCGGCGTCTTCGGCAAGGGCCTGATGGCCGGCGTGCAGAAGCTGTTCTACCTGCCCGAGCCGCACACCGACTTCATCTTCGCCGTGATCTCGGAGGAGACCGGCCTGATCGGCGCCTCGCTGGTGGTGCTGTGTTTCTGCGTGATCGCCTGGCGCGGCCTGCGCACGGCGCTGCGCGCGCCCGACAGCTTCGGCGCCTTCCTCGCGCTGGGCATCACGATGATGCTCGTGCTGCAGGCGTTCGTGAACATCAGCGTCGTGCTGGGCCTGATGCCGACCAAGGGCATTCCGCTGCCGCTGGTCAGCAACGGCGGCTCGTCGATGCTGATCAACCTGCTCGGTGTCGGCGTGCTGCTCAACATTTCGCAGCACGCGCACATGGAGACGGGAGCGGCGTGA
- the murG gene encoding undecaprenyldiphospho-muramoylpentapeptide beta-N-acetylglucosaminyltransferase yields MRILIAGGGTGGHLYPGIALARELRRRDPSAQVSFVGTAAGIEARVVPREGFQLDLIRVAGLKGKSRADRLRGFLLLPVAGADAWRVISRRRPEVVVGVGGFASGPVLALAAMRGYPTMLLEQNALPGLTNRLLARLVRAAAVNFEDALSYFPRTGFVAGNPVRPEFFPAQNEEANDRTNRPHDAARVLIFGGSQGAHAINVAMVEAASRLAATGLRLAITHQTGERDLDLVRTAYGRAGLAARVEAFIFEIDGEMKAADLVICRAGATTLAELTASGRPSILVPLPTATDDHQRKNAEVLGRAGAGLVIEERDLSGERLAGAIAALVAEPARRQQMSAAARRLARPDAAARIADRVEQLGGRRAG; encoded by the coding sequence GTGCGCATCCTGATCGCGGGCGGAGGCACGGGCGGGCATTTGTACCCGGGGATTGCGCTGGCGCGCGAGCTGCGGCGCCGCGATCCGTCGGCGCAGGTGTCGTTTGTCGGCACCGCCGCCGGCATCGAGGCGCGGGTCGTGCCGCGCGAGGGGTTTCAACTGGACCTGATTCGGGTGGCGGGATTGAAGGGCAAGAGCCGGGCGGACCGCCTGCGCGGCTTCCTGCTGCTGCCGGTGGCCGGCGCCGACGCCTGGCGCGTGATCTCGCGGCGGCGGCCGGAGGTGGTGGTCGGCGTCGGCGGCTTCGCTTCCGGGCCGGTGCTCGCGCTGGCGGCCATGCGGGGCTACCCGACCATGCTGCTCGAGCAGAACGCGCTGCCGGGCCTGACCAATCGCCTGCTGGCGCGCTTGGTCCGGGCCGCGGCGGTGAACTTCGAAGACGCGTTGTCGTACTTTCCACGCACGGGATTTGTGGCCGGCAACCCCGTGCGACCGGAGTTTTTCCCGGCGCAGAACGAGGAGGCGAATGATCGCACCAACAGGCCGCACGACGCGGCACGGGTACTGATCTTTGGCGGTTCTCAGGGCGCGCACGCGATCAACGTGGCCATGGTGGAGGCAGCGTCGCGGCTGGCAGCCACCGGGTTACGGCTTGCGATCACCCACCAGACCGGCGAGCGCGATCTGGATCTGGTGCGGACCGCGTACGGCCGCGCCGGCCTCGCGGCCCGAGTCGAAGCCTTCATCTTCGAAATCGACGGAGAGATGAAGGCCGCCGACCTGGTCATTTGCCGCGCCGGTGCCACCACCCTCGCGGAACTGACCGCGTCGGGGCGGCCGTCGATCCTGGTGCCGCTGCCGACCGCCACCGACGACCACCAGCGGAAGAACGCCGAGGTGCTCGGACGGGCGGGAGCGGGATTGGTGATCGAGGAACGTGACTTGAGCGGCGAGCGGCTCGCCGGCGCCATCGCGGCGCTGGTGGCCGAACCGGCCAGGCGTCAGCAGATGTCGGCGGCCGCGCGCCGGCTGGCGCGGCCCGACGCCGCGGCACGGATTGCGGATCGGGTGGAGCAGTTGGGTGGGCGCCGTGCTGGGTAA